In a genomic window of Pieris brassicae chromosome 7, ilPieBrab1.1, whole genome shotgun sequence:
- the LOC123712500 gene encoding mpv17-like protein 2: MQAIAVTWRKLSTNARSASSITNLKKIGRTAFSNKYLLYTNVTISVSLSAVGDLLEQTYELYTKDMEKYDFKRTMHMGFSGVAVGVLCHHWYKVLDRFIIGKTTDMVIKKLLLDQLIFSPIMIVTFFGSLALLEDDPMDNFKEEVRQKFVTLYKAEWMVWPPAQIINFYFLPTRFRVLYDNTISLGYDVYTSQVKHNKNNLRNADRISV, encoded by the coding sequence ATGCAAGCAATAGCTGTCACATGGAGAAAACTTTCTACAAATGCACGGTCTGCTAGCTCAATcactaacttaaaaaaaatagggaGAACAgcatttagtaataaatacttactttATACTAATGTGACAATATCTGTAAGCTTATCAGCTGTTGGTGATCTATTGGAACAGACATATGAATTGTACACAAAAGATATGGAAAAGTACGACTTTAAACGGACTATGCATATGGGCTTTTCTGGTGTAGCAGTGGGGGTACTTTGTCACCACTGGTATAAAGTGCTTGATAGGTTTATTATAGGAAAAACAACCGAtatggtaataaaaaaactacttttagatcaattaattttctcaCCAATAATGATTGTTACTTTTTTTGGTAGTTTAGCATTATTAGAAGACGATCCTATGGATAATTTTAAGGAGGAAGTGAGACAGAAGTTTGTTACTTTATATAAAGCTGAATGGATGGTATGGCCTCCTGCTcaaatcataaatttttattttttacccaCTAGATTTAGGGTTTTATATGACAATACAATATCTTTAGGATACGATGTTTATACCTCACAAGTGAAACACAATAAGAACAATTTGAGAAATGCAGACCGTATTTCAGTTTGA
- the LOC123712501 gene encoding mpv17-like protein 2, which translates to MPLRRLMYNGMKAYKLALKKAFTAKNLFYTNVIISICLSTTGDFLEQNFELYVKEIEKYDYRRSVQMAVSGMTTGIICHNWYIFLDKVIIGRTFQMVIKKLLLDQFICSPIVIMSFFATVAIFEDNPLGSFTDEVGEKFWILYKAEWYVWPPAQIINFYFLPTRYRVLYDNTISLGYDVYTSHIKHYKSKKHSKEDSNDKIDR; encoded by the coding sequence atgcCCCTTCGAAGACTTATGTATAATGGAATGAAGGCGTATAAATTAGCACTGAAAAAAGCATTTACGGCCAAGAATTTATTCTACACAAATGTCATAATTTCTATATGCCTCTCTACCACTGGTGATTTCTTAGaacaaaattttgaattgtatGTTAAGGAAATAGAGAAATATGATTACAGGCGTTCAGTCCAAATGGCTGTTTCTGGTATGACAACTGGTATAATTTGTCATAACTGGTACATTTTTCTAGATAAAGTTATAATAGGTCGCACATTTCAAATGGTTATTAAGAAGTTGCTTTTAGACCAGTTTATTTGCTCCCCAATTGTGATTATGTCATTCTTTGCTACTGTTGCTATTTTTGAAGACAATCCATTAGGAAGCTTCACAGATGAAGTAGGAGAAAAATTCTGGATTCTATATAAAGCAGAGTGGTATGTGTGGCCACCAGCACAGATAATAAATTTCTACTTTTTACCTACTAGATATAGAGTACTGTATGATAACACCATTTCATTGGGATATGATGTCTATACATcccatataaaacattataaatcaAAGAAACATTCTAAGGAAGATAGCAATGACAAGATAGATAGATGa